The Streptomyces sp. NBC_00576 genome contains the following window.
AGCTGGCGGAGCGGGTGCGTGCGCGCGGGGTGCGGGTGCTGGTCGCGACCATCGGGCCGTGCGGGGGTGAAGCGCGGTGCACTTCGGTGGTCGACGGGCAGCGTGGGGCCGTGAACACGTGGATCCGGGAGGAGGCTGTGTCCGACGGCGACTCCGGTTCCGGTTCCGGTTTTGACGGGTTCGTCGACTTCGATGCGGCGCTGCGGGATCCGGCGCAGCCGACGCGGTTGCTGCCCGCGTATGACAGTGGTGACCATCTGCATCCCGGCGATGCGGGGTTGGCTGCGCTGGCGGGGGCGGTGGAATTGGGGGCGCTGGTTCCGTAGGGGCCGTGGGTGCGGCTGCCGTCTCCGGGGGCTCCGCCCCTGGACCCCCGTTCGCGCTGAACGCGCTCGTCCTCAATCGCCGGACGGGCTGGAGGTGTGTGTCCGGCGCTGAAAAGCGTCTCCCCTACACCTCCAGGTCCACCACCACCGGTGCGTGATCCGACGCGCCCTTGCCCTTGCGCTCCTCGCGGTCGACATACGCGTCCTTCACCGCCTTGGCGAACGGCTCGTTGCCGTAGACCAAGTCGATGCGCATGCCCCGGTTTTTGGGGAAGCAGAGCTGGCGGTAGTCCCAATACGTGTACGGACGGTCGTACTTCAGGGGCCGGGGCACCACGTCCGTCAGGCCCGACTCGCGCAGGGCGGCCAGTGCGGCACGCTCCGGCGGGGTGACATGGGTGAGGCCCTCGAAGGCGGCCAGATCGTAGACGTCGTCGTCGGTCGGGGCCACGTTGAAGTCGCCCAGGACGGCGAAGGGGCGGCCGGCGGCCGCGTCGGCCGCGACCGCCGCCTTCAGGGCCTCGAACCAGCTGAGCTTGTAGGCGTAGTGGGGGTGGGCCACCTCGCGGCCGTTCGGCACGTACACCGACCAGACGCGGACCGGGCCACAGGTCGCGGAGACCGCGCGGGGCTCCTCGACGCCCTCGTAGCCGGGGTCGCCGGGCAGGCCGCGCACCACGTCCTCCAGACCGACGCGGGAGATCACCGCGACGCCGTTCCACCTGCCGGTCGCGTTGACCGCCACCTCGTAGCCCAGCTCGCGCAGTTGGTCGGACGGGAACTGCTCGGCGGCGACCTTGGCCTCCTGGAGGCACAGCACGTCCGTGCCGCTGCTCTCCAGCCAGGCCAGCAGCCT
Protein-coding sequences here:
- a CDS encoding exodeoxyribonuclease III, producing MRIATWNVNSITARLPRLLAWLESSGTDVLCLQEAKVAAEQFPSDQLRELGYEVAVNATGRWNGVAVISRVGLEDVVRGLPGDPGYEGVEEPRAVSATCGPVRVWSVYVPNGREVAHPHYAYKLSWFEALKAAVAADAAAGRPFAVLGDFNVAPTDDDVYDLAAFEGLTHVTPPERAALAALRESGLTDVVPRPLKYDRPYTYWDYRQLCFPKNRGMRIDLVYGNEPFAKAVKDAYVDREERKGKGASDHAPVVVDLEV